attctTCCCTGCTGGATGTAGTACAAAGAATGCAGCATAGGTTTTGATGTGTATATCATACTTGTGTATCAAGGAGTGTTTGTTACTCTTGTAAACTGCCTATCTTTTAACCTTTATAGGGGTAAGTTATAGGCCAGTGTCTTATTGTAGTGGAACGGCTAAAAACTGGAGTGGGTATAGTTGATTTTTTCATTGTGCCAGTTTCCTTGTTACAAGTCATCATGCTTTTACTGAGGTCCGTAGATGTTTGAACTTTTTGCAGATAGCTGAAATTCCAAAACTAACATCTGGCTGCACTGAGTTTGTTGATTCGGCTGAAAATATATTGGAAAAAAGGAAGATGAACCAAACATTACTAGCAAACCAGAGCACTTTGCTTGACTTACTCGAAATACCTCAACTCATGGATACGTATGCACCTGTACTTATTTGtcaacattttaaattatccaATACTTTATGCTGTCTACTAGACATGTCTTAATAATTTCTCAGAGTATGATTAGTTAGCATTGTGATACAGATGCGTGAGGAATGGAAATTTTGACGAAGCTCTTGACTTagaaagttttgtctcaaagCTTACTACAATGCACCCAAAGTGAGTTTTTTGTACAATTCTAATAGAAGAATGCAGTCCTTTCATCTGTGAGCTTGCTTGATGCATTTATTAAGGCACCACTTTTGTTTTCTCTTGAAAAAGAATTCCTGTGATTCAGGCTCTAGCCACAGAAGTTCGGCAGACCACACAGTCCCTTCTTTCACAGCTTCTTCAGAAACTTAGGTCTAATATTCAGGTATTCTATCTTGTTTTAGATTAAGTTGATTCAGTGCAAATACTAGTTAAATATTCAGCTCTGAAGTGATTAAACATTGTTCTTTATATTGCTTGTAGTTGCCAGAATGCTTGCGCATAATTGGATATTTACGTCGAATAGGAGTTTTCAGTGAATATGAAATGCGCCTACAGGTAGTCTTTTAATGAAATCACTGTCCCGTGTGGAAAGgattttactaaattttggTGGTTTTAGTCactgttaaataaaatattcaaggCGTGAGTTCTGATCCATGATGCCTGGTGTTCAGTTTTTAAGATGCCGTGAAGCCTGGCTTACTGGAATACTTGATGATTTAGACCAGAGAAATCCTTATGAATATTTGAAGGGGATGGTTAATTGTCACAGAATGCACCTTTTTGATGTTGTCAATCAATATCGAGCCATCTTTGCTGATCACACATCAGAGAGTGAAGAAAATTATGATGGTGGGCTTCTCTTTGATTGGGCCATGCATCAGATTACCACGCATCTGAAGACTCTTAAAGTTATGCTTCCAAAGATTGGTGAAGGTGGATCCTTGTCAAATATACTGGATCAGTGCATGGTGAGAACCATTGGTAATCACTGATGCTGTATTTATGCtcctaaattaattatgttctatttatttttttcatggtTCTCTGCAGTATTGTGCCATGGGCCTTGGATGGGTTGGTTTAGATTTTCGAGGGCTGCTTCCCCCGCTATTTgaagagtaatattttttgccGTTTACAAATCTATCTGAGACTATGGCAATTGGGCTAGCTCGCTATTAACTTGATTTGTTCATCTTAGCAGAGCtgttcttaatttattttcaaagaaTATGAGTAGTGCTGTTGAGAATTTTCAGGTATGATCTTCAAACAGACGATGGCATGTTTTCAGTTGCAACGAAATTATGCCTCTTTTTTTGTTCTCATTAGGCATATGATTTGGATCCCTATATATATGACATATATGTTTTGCTTTATCCAGTTGGTGTTGGATTCTCATCGTTGGGTCCCGTTGCCAGCAGTTGGCTTTCCTGCCAATAGTCTTGCTGATGGAAGTCACGATGATATTACTCCTCCGTCAAGTCTTATGGAACATCCACCTCTTGCTGTTTTCATCAACGGTGAGCTCAAAATCGAAATCCTGTTTGATGTGTTCTGGCATCATGGCATTTTGGTTTTACTGTATTTCCTCGTGTGGTGGCTGCAGGCGTATCTGCAGCAATGAACGAACTGCGCCCTTGCGCTCCAATAAGTTTGAAACACGTGCTCGCTCAACAACTAGTCAAGGATCTGCAGGCCGTTTCCGATACCCTACTTAGACACCGCACAACCAAAATGCTCAAAGACAACGAATCCCAACTTTTCCTCAAACTTTGCCAAGCATTCATCGAGGTGAGCTCTGCTCCTAATCTGTCGATTTTCATGCAGTACTATCTCGAACCGTCACACGATGATGCTGGCTCCGTGCAGGTCGCTTTCCCACATTGCGCGGCATGCTTTGGCCGCTGCTACCCCGGTGGAGCTGCTCTGATCACAGACGCCAAAAACTTGTTCGACGGCATCAGCCGCCTGTTGGCAACCTCACCCTCCAGAGAATTACCAAAACTAGTCAAGAACCAGAACGCAGAGGACAAGAACGCATCAGAAAACGGCAATGGCCCCATGGTTGAAAACGGGGTCCGCCACAGTATCGAGCGGACGGGAAGCTCCAGCCATGACGAGAAGGAACCGACTCGTGTCGGCTCAGATAAGGAAGTCAAGGCAGCGGCAGATACCACAAGTGAAGAAACTCAACAACCATCCGTATTATCATGAAAAATATAGTTACTCATTTCATTGTAATTATAAACATTTCAAcgatttttcttttattatagaGTGAGTAATTggagttaaaaaaataaattcttaatgTTGAGCCTGTTTGTATTAGGTTGAGGTTAATTCTTTTTGTAGTACGTTGTTACACAATTAAATCGAGAGGTGGTGTAATAATTTTGATCCTATAACGGAAcctaattttatatgtaataCAACTAGAATGAGTtaatagaatttaaatataattactatGGAATTTAATACTCCTCAACAATAGTCAACATTCTGCAAAAGTTACGTTCTTTGATTCTAAGATTTTGATTTAGAGGTCATCCATTACGTGCATAGAGAGAGGAATTTTGCTATTGAttatttgtcatattttactTGTGGGTTTGATAGAGGACTCCACACTCTAGATATGGCACCATGAAATATTCATAGTTGTCTtcttcataataaattaagtattttttatattcgtTATATTATTTTGAGTGTTACCAGCGgtttattaccaaaaaaaaagtaagattaTGAGAGGAGTAATATTGGGCGAACCAATCAATAACACGTGTAATTGCGGAagagtattagttttactTTTACACCACCAAATTTCCTATTTATATAGCTAcaaaatgatgagttagctgGTCGGATGTGAGAGGTAGATTAGAAATGGAGTAGGAAAAGTGGTGTAAGAGATTCGCTCCAGTCGGATGTGAAAGGTGGATTAGGAATGAAGTAGGAAAAGTGGTGCAGGAGATTCGCTCCAGGAAAaatctaatactaataattgtCACTGAAATATGTAAAACGAgacataaatcaatttttcgtaaaattaaaaggattAAACAACATTACGTTGAGAAGAAAACGCTGAAAATTAGGGAGACGAAACACGattaatccaaataaaaattactactataaaaattaaattaaaatggttagatataatcataattaaacaGACTACTTTAGTTCGTAGAGTGAATTTTTCGACTCTCGTCGTCTTAAGTAAACTCCTCTCCAGTAGATTtgtgtacaattttttcaaattaatccTAAAAAAAGCCGCCATCTGTTCTTCACTGCATAAATTTGTGATAATAGCTGCGAAACCTATTTGATTGCAATCTTCTTCTGTTAATTCACAAAAGGTCAGTTTTCTCGATATTGTTCAATGCTGTTGCCGATTGGTTTTGTTTTCCAGTATTTAATTAGCTCGCGCGCGCGCGCACACGCCAATTTAGGTGGAATTGTTTGAACTTTTGAATATTCGCATGCTCTAAGCTGAAGTTTGTGCTCATTTTTATGGATGCTGCGTATAGTTTATCACTTGGACATGTTTTAATTGTAGATTTGTGTTTTGCTTATCTGGAGATTTGGCAATTTTTGCACTTACTAGAGCATTGATTATTTCTGTTTAGTTTACTGATGAATTGGAGCTGATTCCTTGTAATGCCTTCGTTATTAGTTCAATGGAGTTATGGAAGATTGTAAATAGATTCATTGTGTTAGGAGTTTGTGGAACCGTATGGATTATGATGCCTCTGTTTAATGATTTTTACTTGTAATGCCTTGGATTGgatttgtttttagttgtgtTCTATTTTGTGTAGTTGAGTAGGGAATAGTGATGGCAGCCACACCGAGCTCTGGAGTAAGTGTTAGTGAGAATCAACAAACACAGCATtcgaaaattcaaatatatgcGCCTTCCAATGATGAAGTATCGGCTTTCTGGAGAGGTTGGCACTTCTTTAGACTCTCTAATTTCTCGTTTAGTTGAGTTTCGCTTCTTGATTGAGCCGGTACTATTTGTTGGCAGATAAGTACGAAAAAGATGCCAAGAAATACTGGGATATCTTTTATAAACACCACCAAGACAAGGCAAGTCTTTAGTAATACCAATGCAATTTCATGAGCTTAAGAAGAAGAATAGTtgtgtttgttgttttatAATGTATGAGTCTTCTTCATACTAATTTCGGGTTCTCCAAAACGTATAAATTGGATGCACGATCGTTCTTCTGCATTGTTTGAATTAgcaagaaatgaaaaactgaTCAATTACTCGCACTTCCTTTAAGGTGCTTTGCTTGTGATAGTTGATACTAGCTTTTGGTTTTCATGCTCTGTAGTTCTTTAAGGATCGTCATTATTTGGGCAAGGAATGGGGACACCACTTTTCTGTAAGTACAAATGATAGTGATTTGGTTCCGTTGAATGAAATTGTAGGTTGTAATTAGTTTCTTTCGTTCGTTTTTGCAgggagaaggaaaaaaagtgGTTTTGGAGGTATATCTTCTCAATCTACTAGTTTGATTTGGATTTATTACTCATATCCGATGTTAATATCTGACCAGTGTGGTTTTCCTTGTGAGGTTTTTGATTGATAATTTTGTACCAGGTTGGTTGTGGAGCTGGAAACACTATCTTTCCTCTGCTTGCTACATATCCACATTTATTTGTACATGCTTGTGATTTTTCACCCCGTGCTGTGAATCTAGTAAAGGTGAGATCTTGAGAGAATGACACATGAATTTCGGCTGCTAATACTCTTCCGTGACATGGTTCACTATTTGCAATTGCAAACAAACTTCTGTAGACTGCAGAGAAAAATGTTCAATTAATCCATCTTTTGCCTCTCAAATTGGTTGATTGTTTATAACTGGTAATTTTTCAATGTCATTCTAGACGCACAAGGAGTTCACAGAGGCCAAAGTCAATGCATTTGTTTGTGATCTTACTGCTAATGATCTATGTGCTCATGTTACTCCTTCCTCGGTGGACATTGTGACAATGGTAATAGTTTCTTTTGATCTTTCTCGATCTTGGGTTGCACCGTTGCACCCTAGCACgtttttgaatatattttacttgCATAAATAAGTACCATTGAATTTGTTCTATGTTAGTGTCATAATCAAAGCAGATTCACTTATTTTGTTTACATGCTGCTGTAAAATTTGCACACTGACTAACTTTTTAAGCAGATATTCGTTTTGTCTGCAGTTTCCCCGGAAAAGATGCCAGCAGTGATGCAAAATATCAGAAAAGTTCTCAAGGTAAGTACTCAATATATATACTGTCTTTGACTGGTGAACTCTCGTGCTTAATTTCTCTAACAACACATATTTTCAATGTGCAGCCAAATGGGCGTGTACTATTTCGAGATTATGCTACTGGTGATCTTGCTCAGGTGGGGACTAGTCCAAATGTGCTTAAGTAGTTTTGGAGTctagttgatatttttaaccaTAGATAGAAATCGATTTTATTTCGTATGACTAGTGTTGCAATGTTCTTAACAGCATATTTATGGCAATATTGACAGGAACGGTTCACTGGAAAGGAACAGAAGATTAGTGAGAACTTCTATGTTAGGGGTGATGGCACTGTGAGTTTCTATTCGTTTGGATTAATGCTTCTCAAGGTTCTACGTATAACATCGATTtctcatatatataatctACTCTGGTGCCAGAGAGCTTTCTACTTCTCAGACGAGTTCTTAGAAAATCTTTTGAAAGGAAATGGGTTCAGCATGGAAGAACACGTCTTGTGTTGTAAGCAAGTGGAAAATAGATCGAGAGAGATTGTAATGAATCGGTGAgtcttattcatttttctgGGAATTCCTTGCTAGAAAAGCATGCATTCGTGTTATATTACAAGTTTACAACATCAAATTACAGGCGGTGGGTGCAAGCTGTGTTTCGCCCAGCTGAGACGAACGGTATTTGTGCTGGAGATGCTCCGGCCCAAGCTGGCCAAATACAACGAGATTGTGATAAACGTGAAGATGGTATCCAGGTGACTGAAATTGATATGTCGGAGGGGATGGCTGTGGAAATGTTTGGCGTCTCACCTTCCATTAAAGAGGTACTGGACCACCCTTgccttctttaactcacaggTATGTCTTTCGTAATTGCATGTTCTAATCCGAATGATTATTCCTTTTTCTCGTAGAGTCATGAGGTGTCCGTACACGACTATACGTTCAAGATAAATTTGCTCTCGGGAGAGTTTCAGCACACCTGCGCATCAACCGGCTTGATGCTGTGGGAATCAGCAAGGCTGATGGCATCCGTCCTTGCCACGAATCAGAATATCGTTGCAGGGAAACGGGTTCTCGAGCTCGGATCCGGATGTGGAGGGATCTGTCCCATGATAGCTGCTGCATCGGCTGATCTTGTAGTCGCCACAGATGGGGACAATAAAGCAATTGATCttttgaaagaaaatgtaGCATCAAATCTCAAACCATCACCACCATCTTTGCATATCAAGAAACTCGAGTGGGGGAATCGAGAAGATATACAGGCGATCAAGCAACTGAGCGAGGAGGGTTTCGACGTCATAATCGGGACGGATGTGACGTACGTCTCTCAGGCGATCGTACCGTTATTTTCTACCGCCAGAGAGCTGATTTCAACCAGCGGCAGATGCTCAGGAACTAACAAAGAGCCTCCTGCTCTCATCCTCTGCCATGTTTTCCGTCGAGTCGACGAGCCGTCTATACTCTCGGCAGCATCTCAGTGTGGCTTCGAACTCGCTGATAGGTGGTCTGACAAGACCCCTAGCAGCTCGGTACAAGGCATAATTGGAACGTGGTTCGACACGAGCCCGTACCGTATTCCATCTGCGGCACTTAATATCATGCTCTTTCACCTTGCATAGATGATTGTGATTCAAACTTACTAAATTTAGTGTTGTTATTTCACATTTTGTGATGAATTAACCATTTTTGtgtacaattttaaaacttcGTTTTGGTTGTAATTTAAGTTGAAGACAGAGACATTGTATTACTTATAGGTTAAATTATTTTGCCGTTCTTGAGCAAAATACTCTTTTTGCcctattgaaaatgaaatatttttcttttttgggttgtctcattaaaaatgaaatatttcctaaaatgaaagCAACATTATCtctatctttttatttctcttactttattctcttctcaTTAACTcaaaaacaacactatattaAATCTCGTATTAAAAAgccttttcatctctcttactctattCTCTTCTCATTAACTcaaaaacaacactacataaaatctcgtgctgaAAAGCTTTCATTTCTACTGAGACGGACAGAGTATAAGGTTTTAAAGTAGAAGTAGAAGGGTTTTTGTTCtcataattattactactattttggaTAGCTAAACCAGAAAATGTTTGAGATAATTAATCAAAGCTTAGAACTACACCAATTCAAAATAAGTAATCAGTTAATTTTAagtgtattttgtgttttgaaGATACAAAAACAGCTATACTATTTTCATATCAAAGTGCATCTGCTAAACTAGGGTTTCGTATATTATTAATCaacatttcaaatttgtacgaaaagaaataattattgaatttctAATGCAATAAAGTCCTGGAGAAAACAAAACCTACTTTGATGCATTACAATGAACTTTTGActaaaattcatgaaaatttgaaaaaaaatcaattaaagaaTTCCAAAGTGTAACTAAAGCAGTGGTCCAAACTCTGAAAAATGAATGTAGCTCTAGTGCTGAACTCCAATTATCATAGAGATCATATGCTAATCCTATTTGAACACTTTgctaataattaataaatataagtacACAATTAATGCTAATTGATCTCAGCAAATAAAGggctttattttcttttgtcatGAACAAGGGTTTCCTATCATCCTTAAcacaaattaacaatattattttaatcaagcATTAGCAACATTTTATAACAGTAACAgatatgatttaatatataagtGATTATCTTGCAAACTAAAacatatttaaacaaataattatagtgtactaaatgaaaaagaataaggaaTCCATAAATTCATCATCTCAAATTACAATCTATCATGATACTATTTTACAATGTATTTACAAACTTGAtagttcaaataaaataaactaagcTAGGTAGTCCCTTTTGTGCCGAAATAAGGTTGTCCCTTCAGATTCTTCAATAtccattaaaatatgataaaagaaGTTCTTCCATttgatgacaaaataaataattcaagagCATCAATTGAATCTCTTCTTTAATCGGCTGCTGCAAGTTTTTCCTTGTCACAAAGAACACACATAATTACTAAACCCTAAACTTTTTCTGAACACCAAcatgaaagagaaagagacaactttaatatcaatttaatcCACAAATGGTGGAgattaaattttgatgattAAAGAGAAGTTTTAATTAGTGCAAATGAGCCCCCActcttaaaaacaaaattcaagtGAAAATgactgatttttattttaaacatatgATAAACATGACTGAGACTTGCTGAGATCTtgagattaatttttgtttttttgtttttaactcAAGTgcagaaaaatagaaaaattcaaCAAGATAGAAGTAGAAGAAGATGGCAACATTTCACCAGCTCCCATCATAGAAAATTAGTCAAAATTTTCTGCTGCAAGAAATGGGAACAAGCAAGCAATTGTGActgatataaatatattaacaaattcaaaatatctaCAAAAGAAATATAGCATAAATATTGATCAAACACAAACATCATGGCTAAAAACCAGTAGAGTAGATCAAAAATCTCCTTGAAAGTCAATTAgggcttctttttttttccccaaaaagagtgaaaaaattcaaatcttcaaaaccctaaatcaagatttggaaaAAAGCCCTAATCAGCCTGTCAGTAACCCTATTGCTACAAAAAAACCttaaaaaatgacaattaaaaaagaaaacaaaacccTCCTACctaatcaagaaaattaacaTCCACATAGGGAGAACAAACACacatattcataaattatactatacatagtgtgtgtgtgtgtgagggagtgagagagagagagagaaagagggtGGGGTGACAGCAAGAGAGTGAGCACACATAGCTTCAAGCATGAACAATTCATGCAAGAAAAACACCATTTGTGCTCACTCTCTTCTGTCACCTCCCTTACCCTTATTGAACAGATTCCATTCACCAAATCAAAGCTCCAATCAATTTCTTGAAGAAAAAACCTTCAAACTCAGCTAGCAATTgcataataggagtattagtatggaaaaagagagaggagaTTTTTGGGTGCGAGGGAAAATGGTGCAGCATAGTTGGGATTATATAGGAGAGCAAAGTTTAACGGTTCACATCAGCAATGACCTTTGGAATAAATGTGGGTTTATCTTTTTATGGGCCTCTCCCATTATTTTATTGCTGCAGAAACCCCAGGtgtcacatttcacacacCCTATTAGTAATGTGTGTGTTATCACCTTCCCAAACAAGAATATATGCACATCACTTATCTTGTTTTTCGATGCTATATTAGGTGAAATATATCCGCTATTCGTAGTCATGGGattaaaatgtattttttctataatctttttgaaatgaaatagtCATACGATTAGAGATAAAATATTCTTATTGAGCCTCACTCCACCGTGTAGCTCCGCCTCTGGCTATATAACGAAAATGGCACTGGCAAATCGAACCCTAATCTTTGATTACTTTGTAATAAGtaacatttcataattaaaaacatgaaGTAATTAGTGCTCTATTTTTGGGAATATGATATCAAACTTTGTATACTATGTAGGCAaatttgttactccctccgtcccgactaagatgacacatatCTTAGCCGAcataggattttaggagttatgagttaaagtgtttaattgaagagagaaaatgtgggtgtaagtattaaagtggagagataaagaaagatgaatattttaataagattgagaaaaattggttgagtgtattaactggagagagaaagtttccaaaaaaggaaatgcgccatcttagttgggacaaactaaaaaggaaaacgtgtcatcttaagcgggaccgagggagtactacttattaagaatataaagagaaattattttgtgacatgtaattttagtgataTGAGAAATTATAAAGAGAAATTGGATGAGAAGCCACAATTCTTGTTACACATACCAATGCTTCTTGTAATTCTAAATGTTTTACCAGCCAATGCAGATGGTGGCCTTCTGCATCTATAAATCAGacctaattaaataaaagtatgaATTGTTCAATTCAAGATTGAAaccaatatttatttcttgtctACGTGATAGGGTGGTCAACTCTGCGCGTGAATTTTGAAATCTGTTcggatttattaattaattaatttattaatttgtgtataGTAGTCACGacgaaattaattatacaatacTGCCATAAATTGTCACTCAAAGATAAGGATCCCAACATATCTCTACAGACTACATCATCTTCATGCcagtcattttatttatttttaattttttggaagcTATAATAGTATTCCTAATATATACGTGGCATTAGTACGATTGAGAGAtgtatttacattttatttaatttcgagttatttcattttaattaattttcatatcaCTTATTCATGTCGGTTTTTTTACTTTGCAtacacaatttaaataataaaatatatctatatttctatttacattaattgatatatatatatatttaaagagTGTTGTAGTATCATGTATGTAAGTTCATGTGAACACACGTGATATATATCCAAGAATTATCAATACTTCTTCTGCAGGTCATGGTTATCCAAAACATATCATACGAGAACTTTATATTATGACAGTATTCTCCATAATCATATTCAACGACTCGAATTGTATCGATGTATGTGTGGATGTAACAAAATTTTACTATGACACACATTAATAagataatttacaatttttatgaaaattatttggTGCCATTGATATCATATAGTAACTACTACTCGTATTGCACAATTTGTAGTGATATtatgatcaaatgaaaatcaaaatgttaaataaGAACTAATAACCAATATGTATGTCATAGCTTTTCGAAATCTAACAATTATAGacttatagtagtagtacaaaaaTTTGTATGGTTATCatgaaaactatttttattatgagttatgatgatattatttgaatgTTGATATCTTAATATGTATCGTTACTTTGACAAATGGTTTGTTGTTGATATTCGAAACCACTATTGGAATGACGTCTAGTGGAGAAAGGGATATGCCATATGAATGATCCGATTAAATTAAACCATATCTCTTActgaaatgtaaagaatatatatgtatgtccATCCActcaaattaaagaattttttcaaaacacatatcaatatataattatagtagGCGTAGCTATCTACAGCTAGGAACAAAAGAAGGGTAT
The genomic region above belongs to Salvia hispanica cultivar TCC Black 2014 chromosome 3, UniMelb_Shisp_WGS_1.0, whole genome shotgun sequence and contains:
- the LOC125211076 gene encoding conserved oligomeric Golgi complex subunit 8-like codes for the protein MTAMASPDSAANGDVSAEMSNLFPLASAAQQPYVSELLSFTLDRLHKEPELLRVDAERIRRQMQEVAVGNYRAFIAAADALLEIREEVSSIDKHLESLIAEIPKLTSGCTEFVDSAENILEKRKMNQTLLANQSTLLDLLEIPQLMDTCVRNGNFDEALDLESFVSKLTTMHPKIPVIQALATEVRQTTQSLLSQLLQKLRSNIQLPECLRIIGYLRRIGVFSEYEMRLQFLRCREAWLTGILDDLDQRNPYEYLKGMVNCHRMHLFDVVNQYRAIFADHTSESEENYDGGLLFDWAMHQITTHLKTLKVMLPKIGEGGSLSNILDQCMYCAMGLGWVGLDFRGLLPPLFEEAVLNLFSKNMSSAVENFQLVLDSHRWVPLPAVGFPANSLADGSHDDITPPSSLMEHPPLAVFINGVSAAMNELRPCAPISLKHVLAQQLVKDLQAVSDTLLRHRTTKMLKDNESQLFLKLCQAFIEVAFPHCAACFGRCYPGGAALITDAKNLFDGISRLLATSPSRELPKLVKNQNAEDKNASENGNGPMVENGVRHSIERTGSSSHDEKEPTRVGSDKEVKAAADTTSEETQQPSVLS
- the LOC125211032 gene encoding uncharacterized protein LOC125211032, with the protein product MAATPSSGVSVSENQQTQHSKIQIYAPSNDEVSAFWRDKYEKDAKKYWDIFYKHHQDKFFKDRHYLGKEWGHHFSGEGKKVVLEVGCGAGNTIFPLLATYPHLFVHACDFSPRAVNLVKTHKEFTEAKVNAFVCDLTANDLCAHVTPSSVDIVTMIFVLSAVSPEKMPAVMQNIRKVLKPNGRVLFRDYATGDLAQERFTGKEQKISENFYVRGDGTRAFYFSDEFLENLLKGNGFSMEEHVLCCKQVENRSREIVMNRRWVQAVFRPAETNGICAGDAPAQAGQIQRDCDKREDGIQVTEIDMSEGMAVEMFGVSPSIKESHEVSVHDYTFKINLLSGEFQHTCASTGLMLWESARLMASVLATNQNIVAGKRVLELGSGCGGICPMIAAASADLVVATDGDNKAIDLLKENVASNLKPSPPSLHIKKLEWGNREDIQAIKQLSEEGFDVIIGTDVTYVSQAIVPLFSTARELISTSGRCSGTNKEPPALILCHVFRRVDEPSILSAASQCGFELADRWSDKTPSSSVQGIIGTWFDTSPYRIPSAALNIMLFHLA